A genome region from Luteitalea sp. includes the following:
- a CDS encoding DUF4112 domain-containing protein, whose translation MPAVTQNLAPFDLLRRWARLLDDVFRIPGTNIRFGIDPLVGLIPGLGDVASPLFTIALLFQGLWTGVPKVVLARMVAHAGVDALLGLFPLVGNVADVFWRANRWNLALLERHASVGVSPSRGDYLFVWCAIGVLLLLVFLPILLVLGLVIWMWNHPAPGLGL comes from the coding sequence GTGCCGGCCGTCACCCAGAACCTGGCTCCCTTCGACCTCCTGCGGCGGTGGGCGCGGTTGCTCGACGATGTTTTCCGGATTCCCGGCACCAACATCAGATTCGGGATCGACCCGCTGGTGGGGTTGATTCCCGGTCTCGGCGACGTCGCGAGCCCGCTCTTCACGATCGCTCTTCTTTTCCAAGGGCTCTGGACGGGGGTGCCCAAGGTGGTGCTGGCGCGCATGGTCGCGCACGCCGGCGTCGACGCGCTCCTGGGACTGTTTCCCTTGGTCGGCAATGTCGCCGACGTGTTCTGGCGCGCGAACCGCTGGAATCTCGCGCTGCTGGAACGCCATGCGTCGGTCGGTGTGTCGCCGTCACGCGGCGATTACCTGTTCGTGTGGTGTGCTATCGGCGTCTTGCTTCTGCTCGTCTTCCTACCCATCTTGCTCGTCCTCGGGCTCGTGATCTGGATGTGGAACCATCCCGCGCCCGGTCTTGGCCTGTAG
- the queA gene encoding tRNA preQ1(34) S-adenosylmethionine ribosyltransferase-isomerase QueA, which translates to MLVSDFDYDLPPHLIAQTPAADRSASRLMVLDRKTGSVETGVAANLPRWLHPGDLLVVNDTRVFPARLVGHRVPSGGAVECLLLRRLDDARWDALVHPGQKLKPGRRFRCEGLGGVIDGEVLAQHTFGRRTVRLWAPDGGDLDRMIDAIGHVPLPPYIRRSETPEDRERYQTVFARARGSVAAPTAGLHFTPALLEALDRRRVERLAITLHVGYGTFKPVRTEAVEDHRVDAEPYIIDEASARAVNRALDEHRRVIAVGTTTTRALESAAMRGNGRLTAARDETSLFISPGFAFQVVSGLLTNFHLPRSSLLFLVCAFAGRDETLAAYRRAVEEGFRFYSYGDAMLIV; encoded by the coding sequence ATGCTCGTCAGCGACTTCGACTACGATCTGCCCCCGCATCTCATCGCCCAAACGCCGGCGGCCGACCGCAGTGCCTCTCGGCTGATGGTGCTCGACCGCAAGACCGGGTCGGTCGAGACAGGTGTTGCAGCCAACCTGCCACGGTGGTTGCATCCAGGCGACCTCTTGGTGGTAAACGACACCCGGGTGTTTCCCGCGCGCCTCGTGGGCCATCGCGTACCAAGCGGTGGCGCTGTGGAGTGCCTCCTCCTACGCCGGCTGGATGACGCTCGGTGGGACGCGCTCGTTCACCCGGGACAGAAGCTGAAGCCAGGACGACGGTTCCGTTGTGAGGGCTTGGGCGGTGTGATCGATGGTGAGGTTCTCGCGCAGCACACGTTCGGCCGGCGCACGGTGCGATTGTGGGCACCGGATGGCGGCGATCTCGACCGAATGATCGATGCGATTGGCCACGTACCCCTGCCGCCATACATCAGGCGCAGCGAGACACCCGAGGATCGGGAGCGCTACCAAACCGTCTTTGCGCGCGCGCGCGGCTCGGTCGCCGCCCCCACGGCCGGGCTGCATTTCACGCCAGCGCTCCTCGAGGCGCTCGACCGCCGCCGCGTCGAGCGCCTCGCCATCACCCTGCATGTCGGCTACGGCACGTTCAAGCCGGTCCGGACCGAAGCGGTAGAGGACCATCGGGTCGACGCCGAGCCGTATATCATTGATGAGGCCTCCGCGCGCGCGGTCAACCGCGCCTTGGACGAACACCGTCGTGTCATCGCCGTAGGGACGACGACCACGCGGGCCCTCGAGAGTGCGGCGATGAGGGGGAACGGACGCCTGACGGCCGCTCGCGACGAGACATCGCTCTTCATTAGTCCCGGATTCGCGTTCCAGGTCGTCAGCGGCCTGCTGACCAACTTCCATCTACCTCGCTCGTCCTTGCTGTTTCTCGTCTGTGCGTTCGCCGGGCGCGACGAGACCTTGGCGGCCTATAGACGAGCCGTCGAGGAGGGCTTCCGATTCTACAGCTACGGTGACGCGATGCTCATTGTGTGA
- a CDS encoding efflux RND transporter periplasmic adaptor subunit: MPPAKVELQEVQPVPLEEAGEFVATLRSLRSTAIRPDVPGRIRRIDVSSGDRVKQGTPLMQIDPRRQQAAVSSQQAAIQAQRANVELARQERDRGKALLDGGIISQQDFDQLANTYSTAQAQLESLEAQLTEQRVNLQFFQVLAPTTGIVGDIPVRVGMYVTSDTDLTTIDGEGALEVYVQVPVEYATDLAVRLPLTIVDNAGKELAKTTVSYVAPRVDSQTQSILVKGRLPDSAALRSDQYVRARIVWRTTEGLAVPVLAVTRMGNQHFIYVAESQEGKTVARQRPIQVGEIVGDNFTVRSGLEPNEQIVVSGVQTLFDGAPIAAGS, translated from the coding sequence ATGCCTCCCGCTAAGGTGGAGCTCCAGGAGGTGCAGCCGGTTCCGCTGGAGGAGGCTGGCGAGTTCGTGGCCACCCTTCGGTCGCTCCGCTCGACGGCTATCAGACCTGATGTCCCGGGGCGGATCAGGCGGATCGACGTAAGCTCGGGCGATCGCGTCAAGCAAGGCACGCCGTTGATGCAGATTGACCCCCGTCGACAGCAGGCCGCCGTGTCGAGCCAGCAGGCCGCCATCCAGGCGCAACGCGCAAATGTCGAGCTTGCGCGCCAGGAACGGGACCGTGGAAAGGCGCTGCTCGATGGCGGCATCATCAGCCAGCAGGACTTCGACCAGCTCGCGAACACCTACTCGACAGCGCAGGCGCAGCTCGAGTCGCTCGAGGCGCAGCTCACGGAGCAGCGCGTCAACCTCCAGTTCTTTCAAGTGCTCGCGCCCACGACGGGTATCGTCGGCGACATCCCGGTGCGGGTGGGCATGTACGTCACCTCGGACACGGATCTGACGACAATCGATGGCGAGGGGGCGCTCGAAGTCTATGTGCAGGTGCCGGTCGAGTACGCGACTGACCTCGCTGTACGCTTACCGCTTACGATCGTGGACAACGCCGGCAAGGAGCTGGCGAAGACCACGGTGTCATACGTGGCGCCTCGGGTTGATAGCCAGACACAGTCGATCCTCGTCAAGGGGCGTCTGCCGGATTCCGCTGCGCTCCGTTCGGATCAGTATGTGCGTGCCCGGATCGTCTGGCGGACCACTGAGGGTCTGGCAGTGCCCGTGCTGGCCGTGACGCGGATGGGCAACCAGCATTTCATTTATGTGGCCGAGTCCCAGGAAGGGAAGACGGTCGCGCGGCAGAGGCCCATACAGGTAGGCGAGATCGTGGGCGACAATTTCACCGTCCGCAGCGGCCTCGAGCCCAACGAGCAGATCGTCGTCTCCGGCGTGCAGACCCTCTTCGACGGAGCGCCCATCGCGGCGGGCTCGTAA
- a CDS encoding multidrug efflux RND transporter permease subunit produces MFVDTFIRRPILASVCSFIIILAGAMAIPTMPIAQYPELAQPQVAVSAVYTGASAEVVETTVTQPLEQAINGVEGLVYMTSTSSNQGTSTITVTFDVTRDPDLAAVDVQNRVATAQARLPAAVQQLGVTVQKQSTGFLLGAAFLSENDQYDTLFMSNYVDVYVRDAIKRVPGVADVIIFGERRYSMRLWLDPDRLAGRGLTAADVVSALREQNVQVAAGQVGQPPARKGQSYQISVRAVGRLREASEFENIILKRGNDGALVRLADVGRAELGAETYDASLRYNGREAVGVGVMQLPTANALDVYRDVTAELDRLSESFPPGFEYEIAFDTTTAVQESIREVITTLAEAIFLVLLVMFFFLQDWRSTVVPAITIPVCLVGAFAFMKLFGFSINTLTLFGITLATGLVVDDAIVVVENIQRHIHDYGKSARVAASEAMGEVIGPVIATSLVLASVFVPVALFPGTTGRLYQQFALVIAVAVTISAFTALTMSPAISALLLRSERTEGRFWHLVNRGIDGFSRGYIWWLHRLVNRKAIVAVCFALGLVATYWIYTRVPSGFVPDEDAVFFMVTVQAPDGASLDYTSNITRQSEKILLEAEEVSGVFSVHGFSFLGGGPNRGMQFVRLKSFDERSGDEHSSMAVVERLRPALMGISGAMVIPFQFPAIPGIGQFGGFTFELQDQSGGAISRLAEATGQLTMQGNQTPGLAGLFSAFTINDPQLTVTVDRERLKALDLSFEDVTSTLQTLMGSVYVNDFDFNNRSYRVYVQADQQFRAQPQDLGRYQMRTPDGQMVRLETVSSVAEATSPQIISHYNMFRSTTINGGAAPGFSSGQALGIMEDLARRTLPQGMTFAWSGLSREEIAAGGQAMIIFGLGLLLVYLTLAAQYESLVLPFIILLSVPLAVMGALLAQWGRGLINDVYCQIGLLMLIGLATKQGILVVEFAEQLRRRGLSVVEAAIEASRIRLRPILMTSLSLIFGVMPLALATGAGRFARHSVGTTVIGGMILATILNLIIIPVMYIAVRSLLPTRAAAPAEASAEEPA; encoded by the coding sequence ATGTTTGTCGATACCTTTATCCGCCGGCCGATTCTCGCGAGCGTGTGCTCGTTCATCATCATTCTCGCCGGCGCGATGGCGATCCCGACGATGCCCATCGCGCAATATCCGGAGCTCGCGCAGCCACAGGTCGCCGTCTCCGCTGTCTACACGGGCGCGAGCGCGGAGGTGGTCGAGACGACGGTGACCCAGCCGCTCGAGCAGGCGATCAATGGCGTCGAGGGTCTGGTCTACATGACCTCGACGAGCAGCAACCAGGGCACGAGCACGATCACGGTGACGTTCGACGTGACCCGCGATCCTGATCTGGCGGCGGTCGACGTGCAGAACCGTGTCGCAACAGCCCAGGCACGGCTCCCGGCCGCGGTCCAGCAGCTTGGCGTCACGGTACAGAAGCAATCGACGGGGTTTCTGCTTGGCGCCGCCTTCCTAAGTGAGAACGACCAATATGACACGCTCTTCATGAGCAACTACGTCGACGTCTACGTCAGGGATGCGATCAAGCGTGTGCCTGGTGTTGCCGACGTGATCATCTTTGGCGAGCGCAGGTACTCGATGCGTTTGTGGCTCGACCCGGATCGACTGGCCGGACGAGGTCTCACGGCCGCCGACGTCGTCAGTGCGTTGCGCGAGCAGAACGTCCAGGTGGCCGCCGGCCAGGTGGGGCAGCCGCCTGCGAGGAAGGGGCAGAGCTACCAGATCAGCGTGCGGGCGGTCGGCCGGCTCCGCGAGGCGTCGGAATTCGAGAACATCATCCTCAAACGAGGGAACGATGGCGCCTTGGTTCGGCTCGCGGATGTGGGCCGGGCCGAGCTCGGCGCCGAGACCTACGACGCCTCCCTCCGCTACAACGGTCGAGAGGCGGTTGGTGTTGGCGTGATGCAGCTGCCGACGGCCAACGCGCTCGATGTGTACCGCGACGTGACCGCAGAATTGGATCGCCTCTCGGAGAGCTTTCCTCCGGGCTTCGAATACGAGATCGCCTTCGACACCACCACCGCGGTGCAGGAGTCGATCAGAGAGGTGATCACCACGCTCGCCGAAGCGATTTTTCTGGTCCTGCTCGTCATGTTCTTCTTTCTGCAGGACTGGCGCAGCACCGTCGTCCCGGCGATCACGATTCCCGTCTGTCTCGTCGGCGCGTTTGCGTTCATGAAGCTCTTCGGCTTCTCGATTAACACGCTCACGCTGTTCGGGATCACGCTGGCGACCGGCCTGGTCGTCGACGATGCGATTGTCGTGGTCGAGAACATCCAGCGGCACATTCACGACTACGGGAAGAGTGCTCGTGTGGCTGCGTCGGAGGCGATGGGGGAGGTCATTGGACCGGTCATTGCGACGTCGCTCGTGCTGGCCTCGGTGTTCGTGCCGGTGGCGCTCTTTCCTGGGACCACCGGGCGCTTGTACCAGCAGTTTGCGCTCGTCATCGCCGTCGCGGTGACCATCTCCGCCTTCACGGCGTTGACGATGTCGCCCGCGATCTCCGCGCTCCTGCTGCGCAGTGAGCGTACAGAAGGGCGATTCTGGCACCTGGTCAACCGCGGCATCGATGGGTTCTCGCGCGGCTACATCTGGTGGCTGCATCGCCTCGTGAACCGTAAGGCCATCGTGGCTGTGTGCTTTGCACTTGGCCTCGTTGCCACCTATTGGATCTACACGCGCGTCCCCTCCGGCTTCGTGCCAGACGAGGATGCCGTGTTCTTCATGGTCACGGTGCAGGCGCCGGATGGTGCGTCGCTCGACTACACGTCGAACATCACGCGTCAGTCAGAAAAGATACTGCTCGAGGCTGAAGAGGTGAGCGGTGTGTTCTCCGTCCACGGCTTCAGCTTCCTCGGTGGCGGCCCGAACCGCGGGATGCAGTTCGTGCGCTTGAAGTCGTTCGATGAGCGCTCAGGTGATGAGCACTCGTCCATGGCGGTCGTTGAACGGTTGCGGCCGGCGCTGATGGGGATCTCGGGCGCGATGGTCATCCCGTTCCAATTCCCGGCGATTCCGGGGATTGGCCAATTTGGCGGCTTCACGTTCGAGTTGCAGGATCAGAGCGGCGGGGCCATCAGCCGGCTCGCAGAAGCGACAGGTCAGCTGACCATGCAAGGGAACCAAACGCCTGGTCTGGCCGGTCTGTTCAGCGCGTTCACGATCAACGATCCGCAACTCACGGTCACCGTCGACCGCGAACGGCTCAAGGCGCTCGACCTCTCCTTCGAGGACGTGACGAGCACGCTTCAGACGCTCATGGGCTCCGTCTACGTCAACGACTTCGACTTCAACAATCGCTCGTATCGTGTGTACGTGCAGGCGGACCAGCAGTTTCGCGCACAGCCCCAAGATCTCGGCCGCTACCAAATGCGGACCCCCGATGGTCAAATGGTCCGGCTCGAGACGGTGTCGAGCGTCGCAGAAGCGACGTCGCCTCAAATCATCTCGCACTACAACATGTTCCGCTCGACGACCATCAACGGCGGGGCGGCACCCGGCTTCAGCTCGGGTCAGGCGCTCGGAATCATGGAAGATCTCGCTCGGCGCACGTTGCCGCAGGGGATGACGTTCGCCTGGTCAGGGCTCTCGCGAGAGGAGATTGCGGCCGGCGGGCAGGCGATGATCATCTTCGGCCTGGGGCTGTTGCTCGTCTACCTCACGCTCGCCGCACAATACGAGAGCCTGGTCCTCCCGTTCATCATCTTGCTGTCGGTGCCGCTCGCCGTGATGGGCGCGCTCCTGGCCCAATGGGGCCGCGGCCTCATCAACGATGTGTACTGCCAGATCGGACTTCTGATGCTGATCGGGCTTGCCACCAAGCAAGGCATTCTCGTGGTGGAGTTCGCCGAGCAGCTCCGGCGCCGCGGCCTGTCCGTCGTGGAGGCTGCGATTGAAGCCTCCCGCATTCGTCTTCGACCGATCTTGATGACCTCGTTGTCCTTGATTTTCGGGGTGATGCCGCTCGCGCTGGCGACCGGCGCCGGCCGGTTCGCTCGTCATTCGGTCGGGACCACGGTGATCGGGGGCATGATCCTCGCGACGATACTCAACCTCATCATCATCCCGGTGATGTACATTGCAGTCCGCAGTCTCTTGCCGACTCGCGCCGCTGCACCAGCGGAGGCCTCTGCAGAGGAACCTGCATAA
- the tilS gene encoding tRNA lysidine(34) synthetase TilS: MSRFAARVRSTIREQGLLGPGDRVLVGLSGGPDSVALAHVLLRVAPALDATICALVHVHHGLRRQEADDDAVFCRLLAEQVGLPISVGHVDVRAEATTRRISLERAGHDLRHACFERARVQTDASVIALGHTRDDQAETLLLRLFRGAGTRGLGGMSPRVGHVVRPLLDTTRAEVLRYLASHGLGYREDTSNRDLTFARNRIRHVVLPQLMLQIGPHLPKVLAREAALARDDEAWLREAATEAAQRVVLYKEGEASARLQLPALRALPPALQRRVVWQALERLACGRFIGWTHVRATLELANGRRTGSLALPAVRAARRGEVLVLEVTAGEAGRQRQERGSREGRAFRYELGVPGTLEIAEAGLVLTAEMKAVGPEWVARVSNPMEAILDARALGRPLVVRSRLPGDRLQPLGLTGTRKLQDLLVDRKVPREARDRVPLVVAADGSIAWVIGQAVAEPFRVSPETAGVVFLKATPV; this comes from the coding sequence ATGTCTCGCTTCGCCGCCCGTGTGCGGTCGACCATTCGTGAGCAGGGCTTGCTCGGACCTGGCGATCGTGTGCTGGTGGGGTTGTCCGGCGGGCCAGATTCCGTGGCGCTCGCGCACGTGCTGCTGCGTGTTGCGCCGGCGCTCGACGCCACAATCTGCGCGTTGGTGCACGTGCACCATGGACTGCGTCGCCAGGAAGCGGACGATGATGCAGTGTTTTGCCGATTGCTGGCGGAGCAGGTCGGCCTACCAATCTCGGTAGGGCACGTGGACGTGCGCGCGGAAGCGACAACGAGACGCATCTCACTCGAGCGAGCCGGCCACGATCTGCGACACGCGTGCTTCGAGCGGGCGCGTGTGCAAACGGACGCAAGCGTTATCGCGCTCGGTCACACGCGTGACGACCAAGCCGAGACGCTGCTGCTGCGTCTGTTCCGCGGCGCGGGCACGCGGGGGTTGGGTGGGATGTCCCCTCGAGTGGGCCACGTGGTGCGTCCGTTACTCGATACCACCCGGGCTGAGGTTCTTCGATATTTGGCATCGCACGGGCTCGGCTACCGCGAGGACACGTCCAACCGCGACCTCACGTTTGCGAGGAACCGGATTCGCCACGTCGTCTTGCCACAGCTCATGCTTCAGATTGGCCCGCACCTGCCGAAAGTCCTCGCCCGCGAAGCGGCGCTGGCGCGTGACGATGAAGCATGGTTGAGGGAGGCTGCAACCGAAGCGGCCCAAAGAGTCGTCTTATACAAAGAAGGAGAGGCCTCAGCGAGGCTGCAGCTTCCGGCGCTTCGGGCGCTGCCGCCCGCGCTCCAGCGCCGGGTGGTGTGGCAGGCGCTAGAGCGCCTGGCCTGTGGGCGCTTCATTGGGTGGACGCATGTCCGCGCCACGCTCGAATTGGCCAATGGTCGCCGTACTGGTTCCTTGGCGCTGCCAGCCGTTCGCGCGGCGCGGCGCGGCGAGGTGCTGGTGTTGGAGGTGACCGCAGGCGAGGCCGGACGCCAACGGCAGGAGAGAGGTTCGCGAGAAGGGCGAGCATTTCGCTATGAGCTGGGGGTGCCAGGGACGCTCGAGATCGCGGAAGCAGGGCTCGTTCTGACGGCCGAGATGAAAGCGGTCGGACCCGAATGGGTGGCGCGGGTGTCCAACCCAATGGAGGCTATTTTGGATGCACGCGCGCTGGGCCGGCCGCTGGTCGTACGGAGCCGGCTGCCTGGCGATCGGCTCCAGCCCCTGGGGTTGACCGGCACCCGTAAGTTGCAGGACCTTTTGGTGGATAGGAAGGTGCCGCGGGAAGCCAGGGATCGTGTGCCCCTCGTGGTGGCTGCTGACGGCTCGATTGCATGGGTGATTGGGCAGGCCGTTGCTGAGCCGTTTCGCGTCTCGCCGGAGACCGCAGGCGTGGTATTCTTGAAAGCTACCCCGGTGTAG